In the genome of Monodelphis domestica isolate mMonDom1 chromosome 2, mMonDom1.pri, whole genome shotgun sequence, one region contains:
- the PEX12 gene encoding peroxisome assembly protein 12, with product MAEHGAHITAASGADDRPSIFEVVAQDSLMTAVRPALQHVAKVLAESNPAHYGFLWRWFDEIFTFLDLLLQQHYLSKASASFSENFYGLKRIVTGDPQGVQRLASVGLPKKQLWKSLLFLVLLPYLKVKLEKLVSSLREEDEYSIHPPSSCWKRFYRAFLAAYPFVTMAWEGWFLIQQLRYILGKAQHHSPLLSLAGVRLGRLSAEDIRALEKTLAQASGMPQPATSIQEKVQSAVKKAIGGLALSISTGLSVGVFFLQFLDWWYSSENQETIKSLTALPTPPPPVHLDYNSDSSLLPKLKTVCPLCRKIRVNDTALATSGYVFCYRCVYNYVKSHQTCPITGYATEVQHLVKLYSPEN from the exons ATGGCCGAGCACGGAGCTCACATCACAGCCGCCTCTGGCGCCGATGACCGGCCCTCCATCTTCGAAGTGGTTGCTCAAGACAGTCTGATGACGGCCGTGAGGCCTGCCCTTCAGCATGTGGCCAAG GTTCTTGCAGAATCCAACCCTGCCCATTATGGCTTCCTCTGGAGATGGTTTGACGAAATCTTCACTTTTCTGGATCTTTTGCTACAGCAGCACTACTTGTCTAAAGCTAGTGCCTCCTTctctgaaaacttttatggcttAAAGAGAATCGTGACGGGAGACCCTCAAGGGGTCCAAAGATTGGCCAGTGTTGGCCTCCCAAAGAAGCAGCTTTGGAAGTCTCTCTTATTCCTGGTCCTCCTTCCCTACTTGAAAGTGAAGTTGGAGAAGTTGGTTTCCAGCCTAAGAGAAGAGGATGAATATTCCATCCATCCCCCCTCTTCCTGTTGGAAGCGATTTTACCGAGCTTTCCTGGCAGCTTATCCATTTGTGACCATGGCCTGGGAAGGCTGGTTCCTCATACAGCAGTTACGTTACATCCTGGGGAAGGCTCAGCATCATTCACCATTGCTGAGCCTAGCTGGAGTTCGCCTAGGTCGACTCTCAGCTGAAGATATCAGAGCTCTGGAAAAGACACTAGCTCAAGCTAGTGGGATGCCACAACCGGCTACTAG TATTCAAGAGAAGGTGCAATCAGCTGTCAAGAAAGCTATAGGAGGCCTTGCCTTGTCCATCTCTACTGGCCTTTCTGTAGGTGTTTTCTTCCTGCAATTCCTAGATTGGTGGTACTCTTCAGAGAATCAAGAAACCATCAAATCTCTGACTGCCTTGCCTACCCCACCACCCCCTGTCCACCTGGACTACAACTCTGATTCTTCTCTGTTGCCAAAGCTGAAGACTGTGTGTCCCTTATGTCGAAAAATCCGGGTGAATGACACAGCACTTGCCACCTCTGGCTACGTGTTTTGTTACCGATGTGTGTATAACTATGTGAAGAGTCACCAAACCTGCCCCATCACAGGCTATGCAACAGAAGTCCAGCACCTGGTTAAACTGTACTCCCCTGAAAACTGA